From a region of the Drosophila ananassae strain 14024-0371.13 chromosome XL, ASM1763931v2, whole genome shotgun sequence genome:
- the LOC116655460 gene encoding uncharacterized protein LOC116655460 isoform X2, giving the protein MSSRKSGGSGSGGGGGGGGSTGVAVDGGGGGGGALDDNANANDNPTTTTISSGPGESLSEAGEDTSSTTPTPMDADESAPPPSSTEGTETVDGGAEESSEMETNEKEAEGKEEKESKELSPSPKTRTPTPVATPTTASIRITRHSSPLLLLSSPTTARREISVGSDGGATAAGDSEEAVGVGVGVVVSQRKSSVERAVTPVIRGRKSIKDLKEAKEVKSEEAEATGATPEPAAAAPEEPVAAEGSQEPESLPGAAAADEKDHRDTKDTEKDKDKEKEKEKEEVKVKEEEKEKDKEKDKDKEKEKEKEKEKESPKDKKEPVTPTTCNRVTRKSHAQEHQVTNTRVTRNRRQSSTLGFAANSSSAAVAAAATAATNLAATSSAAAAAAAAAAAADQQQPQQQPPPTTTARGRRKKAQTVAAPPLEPAVKRKRSEDAEAETEASNAAKYSKVEVVKTEEAEAPAAEEDVPMKQEPMEASEVVTPPTATAAPAAPISGGTRRGRGRPQNRNSASPAAVTSTRSTRLSKAGSPGVIGQTPPAQEPAAPPKRRRVGSSTRKTASASSLATSSQGGTAADEDSKDSMASSMDDLLLAAADIKQEKLTAEFEDSLLLAESSLPSTSTGASSAPAVASSGSNGHSCIEPLTVETDPAKPKDLLPPPEDASASQPAGEAATAGGAAGTGAVGKAPSLSPEMVSEGVSAVSVRNFYKKPEFLANNLGIEKDPELGEIVQTVSSNATESEEMVVEESPKLDSKKSKPDSEAAKMEDQAEPETEILADGLAEITAEAEDSISIGSMKTGDLRLDDSGEGSEVLLDHGLLLNGAAQHERGQPEAEEEEPEEDPEVRQTKPNSYEDSDHEIMDKLVEEGVLDAAGNPLSQAGVAKLEEELEEDVGTGEVVAAMVNQYILDITEQAEQLLVDKVEFPEENKENLSTAADATAPDGLDIQLALKDEDDEGLPVKNEEQVKHLDLELQLTEKMDVDQDEELDEKPSNGKQEEDDEEQQQQRREQEIHLQNLGLLTLQAAEQRRQDLQEAHTRQAQLQQQQQHHHQHHQHKRQGARGGGSGGSSATHVESSGTLKTVIKLNRSSNGGVGGSSGLPTGTVIHGSGGGGGGGSSVSAGSSSVGSATRKSSGAMGASGVGAATGAVAGVRRQSLKMTFQKGRARGHGAADRSADQPTEDSYYTIQNENEGAQKSSGVTTTGNPGRKTNNRFSSTNNHSAVASSHGGSHHSSVQYNSSHSEGLGQGEHGFYQMVKKDEKEKILIPEKASSFKFHPGRLCEDQCYYCSGKFGLYDTPCHVGQIKSVERQQKILANEEKLTVDNCLCDACFRHVDRRANAPSYKKRLSAPGHLETGLGNAEKHFAGDGSLTDPSGSGEGGSTTSSGVGGAASGGGGGGAIRACAVKDCSEGAGHSLRRKCIRKSVKKFQLNLDIPAGSSIVWLCEAHYNTVIQFSGCVLCKRRLGKNHMYNITTDTDRLEKALSEMGIPVQLGMGTAVCKLCRYFANLLMKPPDSTKSQKAEFVKNYRKRLLKVHNLQDGSHEVSEADEEEVPHPAESAKDAAVEGGEDSHEMPMVVDYDGPTDSNSSSSSTTNLDANSKQMSKLQAILQQNLGAEVGPAAAGGGGAAGTGGSGAGTGGASGGSGGSGSGADISNVLRSNPNISMRELFHGEEELGVQFKVPFGCSSSQRTPEGWTRVQTFLQYDEPTRRLWEELQKPYGNQSSFLRHLILLEKYYRNGDLVLAPHASSNASVYTETVRQRLNSFDHGHCGGLGGVPPSKAQSATSSHPATGGNSVLATALTTPSSSSSLSADPAPSADPIIPLVELNDDDEEEEDGGDSTEDRESGAGGDNRQAESPLERLSVDKLTKQLSSNAVTIIARPKDNKPAQPSAAASSTSEEVAVVLPTTTKSAAQSHSHSQSQSQSQSQSQSQAKEAPPLVAANANSRSILKTNLLGMNKAVEIVPLTPPASQTQQSGGTPSMASITSVPSIASLANKQAQDQKQHKKLLDMAKMLGNTQKAAANHQQGSEAPAPLKPSGVAQLLNSPPELISLHRRRASATANNSLLGNLSGKRLQLPRTGVAGGPASGGAGGGGPSGNRGGASGGPPPPNVVILPDTLTPQERHESKSWKPTLIPLEDQNKVPNKTHALYQTADGRRLPALVQVQSGGKPYLISIFDYNRMCILRREKLLRDQMLKANNAKLKNAQQQHQQQQQQQQQHQHQQQHQQQQQQHQQQQQQSSAASATAAAFSSMLKLAHQQTARQQLQQLQQKHQQQQQHMPTLQPGGGGGGGGSGGAGGGVGAGLRLARLAPKMPALTNPQIGSQAPNYPSLMPNPMDNSNNSWLWKNFPDSNQYLLNGNGGGGGGGGGSKLPHFTGKPATATSSKAAATSIFNIKHQQQQQKLIENAIMSKIPKSLTVIPQQMGGGSGELGGGGGGGGGGGTSSKD; this is encoded by the exons ATGTCTAGCCGGAAGTCAGGTGGTAGCGGtagcggaggaggaggaggaggaggtggtagCACCGGAGTCGCAGTcgatggaggaggaggaggaggaggtgccCTGGATGACAATGCCAATGCCAATGATAATCCAACCACCACCACTATTAGTAGTGGACCAGGGGAATCTTTGTCAGAAGCTGGCGAGGATACATCATCCACTACTCCCACGCCCATGGATGCAGATGAATCTGCGCCACCACCATCCTCCACAGAAGGAACCGAAACAGTGGATGGAGGAGCCGAAGAATCATCCGAAATGGAAACCAATGAAAAGGAGGCGGAGGGCAAGGAGGAGAAGGAGTCAAAGGAGTTATCTCCTTCCCCTAAAACCCGTACGCCTACGCCAGTGGCCACGCCCACAACAGCCAGCATAAGAATCACTCGCCATTCATCGCCCCTGCTCCTGCTCAGCTCGCCGACGACCGCCCGCCGGGAGATCTCTGTCGGGAGTGACGGAGGCGCCACCGCCGCCGGCGACAGTGAAGAGGCagtcggagtcggagtcggagtAGTCGTTAGTCAGCGCAAGAGTTCCGTGGAGCGAGCGGTGACACCAGTTATACGAGGACGCAAGTCCATCAAGGATCTAAAAGAAGCCAAAGAAGTCAAGTCCGAGGAGGCGGAGGCCACTGGCGCGACGCCCGAGCCGGCAGCGGCGGCGCCGGAGGAGCCAGTGGCGGCGGAGGGTAGCCAGGAACCAGAGTCCTTGCCAGGAGCAGCTGCCGCGGACGAAAAAGACCACAGAGACACAAAAGACACTGAAAAGGATAAGGATaaggagaaggagaaagagaagGAGGAGGTGAAGGTCAAAGAGGAAGAGAAGGAAAAGGACAAAGAGAAGGATAAGGataaagagaaagaaaaggagaaggaaaaagaaaaggaGTCTCCGAAGGACAAAAAGGAGCCAGTTACGCCCACAACCTGCAACCGAGTCACCCGCAAATCCCACGCCCAGGAGCATCAGGTCACCAACACCCGTGTGACCCGCAATCGCCGCCAGTCCTCCACTCTGGGCTTCGCCGCCAATTCCTCCTCCGCTGCCGTGGCAGCAGCCGCCACAGCGGCCACCAATCTGGCGGCCACAtcctcagcagcagcagcagcagcggcggcggcagcggcagcggatcagcagcaaccacaacaacaaccgccACCCACAACAACAGCTCGAGGACGCCGGAAGAAGGCACAGACGGTGGCAGCACCACCCCTGGAACCGGCCGTGAAACGAAAGCGATCGGAGGATGCGGAAGCCGAGACGGAAGCCAGCAATGCCGCCAAGTACAGCAAGGTGGAGGTGGTGAAGACCGAGGAGGCGGAGGCGCCGGCAGCCGAGGAGGATGTGCCCATGAAGCAGGAGCCCATGGAGGCCAGCGAAGTGGTGACGCCGCCGACGGCAACTGCAGctccagcagctccaataTCCGGTGGGACGAGACGGGGTCGTGGACGGCCGCAGAACCGAAACTCAGCCTCGCCGGCGGCCGTCACCTCGACGCGATCCACCCGGCTGAGCAAGGCAGGATCTCCGGGTGTCATTGGCCAAACACCACCGGCCCAGGAGCCGGCGGCGCCACCGAAACGGCGGCGGGTCGGCAGCAGTACACGGAAAACGGCGTCGGCCAGCTCCCTGGCCACCAGCTCCCAGGGCGGGACAGCGGCGGACGAGGACTCCAAAGACAGCATGGCGTCCTCCATGGACGATCTCCTGCTGGCGGCGGCGGACATCAAGCAGGAGAAGCTCACCGCCGAGTTCGAGGACAGCCTTCTGCTGGCGGAGAGCAGCCTGCCCTCCACATCCACGGGTGCCTCATCCGCGCCAGCCGTAGCCTCATCTGGATCGAATGGCCATTCCTGCATAGAACCTCTAACCGTGGAAACGGATCCGGCGAAACCCAAGGACCTACTGCCACCGCCCGAGGATGCGtccgccagccagccagctggGGAAGCGGCCACAGCGGGAGGAGCAGCCGGAACAGGGGCGGTGGGCAAGGCGCCGTCCCTCAGCCCGGAGATGGTCAGCGAGGGGGTGAGCGCCGTCAGTGTGCGGAACTTCTACAAGAAGCCCGAGTTCCTGGCCAACAATCTGGGCATCGAGAAGGATCCGGAGCTGGGCGAGATCGTCCAGACGGTCAGCAGCAATGCGACAGAGTCGGAGGAGATGGTGGTCGAGGAGTCGCCCAAGCTGGACAGTAAGAAGTCCAAGCCGGACAGCGAGGCGGCGAAGATGGAGGATCAGGCCGAGCCGGAGACGGAAATCCTGGCCGATGGTCTGGCGGAAATCACAGCCGAGGCGGAGGACTCCATTTCGATAGGGTCCATGAAGACGGGCGACCTGCGACTGGACGACAGCGGCGAGGGATCCGAGGTGCTACTCGACCACGGCCTGCTCCTCAACGGAGCCGCCCAGCATGAGCGGGGGCAGCCGGaagcggaggaggaggagccggAGGAGGACCCAGAAGTTCGGCAGACCAAGCCCAACAGCTATGAGGACTCTGACCATGAGATAATGGACAAGCTGGTCGAGGAAGGAGTCCTGGACGCAGCAGGGAATCCCCTCAGCCAGGCGGGAGTCGCcaagctggaggaggagctggaggaggatgTCGGCACGGGCGAGGTAGTCGCTGCCATGGTGAACCAGTACATTTTGGACATCACGGAGCAGGCCGAGCAGCTGCTGGTGGACAAGGTGGAGTTCCCCGAGGAGAACAAGGAGAACCTGTCCACCGCGGCGGACGCCACTGCCCCCGATGGTCTGGACATCCAGTTGGCGCTCAAGGACGAGGACGACGAGGGGTTGCCGGTGAAGAATGAGGAGCAGGTGAAGCATCTGGACCTGGAGCTGCAGCTGACGGAGAAAATGGACGTGGACCAGGACGAGGAGCTGGACGAGAAGCCGAGCAATGGGAAGCAGGAGGAGGATGacgaggagcagcagcagcagcggcgggaGCAGGAGATCCACCTGCAGAACCTCGGCCTGCTGACGCTTCAGGCGGCGGAGCAGCGGCGGCAGGACCTGCAGGAGGCCCACACCCGCCAGGCccagctccagcagcagcagcaacaccatcaccagcaccaccagcacaaGCGGCAGGGGGCGCGTGGCGGCGGAAGCGGTGGCAGCAGTGCCACCCACGTCGAGTCCAGCGGCACCCTCAAGACGGTGATAAAGCTGAACAGGAGCAGCAATGGAGGCGTCGGCGGCAGCAGTGGCCTGCCCACCGGCACTGTGATCCATggcagcggcggcggtggcggtggtggcTCGTCTGTCTCCGCCGGCTCCTCCTCGGTGGGCAGTGCGACGCGCAAATCGAGTGGTGCTATGGGCGCCTCCGGCGTGGGAGCAGCAACGGGAGCCGTAGCCGGAGTGCGTCGGCAATCCCTCAAGATGACATTCCAGAAGGGTCGGGCCCGAGGACACGGGGCAGCAGACCGATCCGCCGACCAGCCAACCGAAGACTCCTACTACACCATCCAGAATGAG AACGAAGGTGCGCAGAAGTCGAGTGGAGTGACCACTACGGGTAATCCCGGCCGAAAGACCAATAACCGTTTCAGCTCAACTAACAACCACTCCGCGGTAGCCTCCTCGCACGGTGGCAGCCACCATTCTTCGGTCCAGTACA ATTCATCTCACTCGGAGGGCTTGGGCCAGGGCGAACATGGCTTCTATCAGATGGTCAAGAAGGACGAAAAGGAGAAGATCCTCATACCCGAGAAGGCCTCCTCGTTCAAGTTCCATCCGGGGCGGTTGTGCGAGGATCAGTGCTACTATTGCAGTGGAAAGTTCGGACTCTATGACACGCCCTGCCACGTGGGGCAGATCAAGTCCGTGGAGCGCCAGCAGAAGATCCTAGCCA ATGAGGAGAAACTCACGGTGGATAACTGCCTCTGCGACGCCTGTTTCCGCCATGTGGACCGTCGAGCCAATGCCCCCTCCTACAAGAAACGCCTCTCGGCTCCCGGCCACCTCGAGACGGGTCTGGGTAATGCGGAGAAACACTTCGCAGGCGATGGCAGTCTAACAGATCCATCGGGTAGCGGAGAAGGTGGCTCTACAACGTCATCTGGCGTGGGCGGAGCTGCCAgcggaggtggtggtggtggtgccatTCGGGCCTGCGCCGTCAAAGACTGCTCCGAGGGAGCTGGGCACTCGCTGCGGCGCAAGTGCATCCGCAAGAGCGTAAAGAAGTTCCAACTGAACCTGGACATACCCGCGGGCAGTTCCATCGTCTGGCTGTGCGAGGCGCACTACAACACCGTCATCCAGTTCTCCGGCTGTGTGCTGTGCAAGCGGCGTCTGGGCAAGAACCACATGTACAACATAACCACG GACACCGATCGGTTGGAGAAGGCACTCTCCGAGATGGGAATCCCCGTGCAACTGGGCATGGGCACCGCCGTCTGCAAGCTCTGTCGGTACTTCGCCAACCTGCTGATGAAGCCTCCGGACAGCACCAAGTCCCAGAAGGCCGAGTTCGTCAAGAACTACCGGAAGAG GCTCCTTAAGGTGCACAACCTGCAGGATGGCAGTCACGAGGTCTCCGAGGCGGACGAGGAGGAAGTCCCCCATCCGGCGGAGTCCGCCAAGGACGCTGCGGTGGAGGGCGGCGAGGACTCCCACGAAATGCCCATGGTGGTGGACTACGACGGGCCCACAGACTCCAACTCCAGCAGCTCCTCGACAACGAATCTGGACGCCAACAGCAAGCAGATGTCCAAGCTGCAGGCCATCCTCCAGCAGAATTTGGGCGCCGAGGTCGGACCAGCAGCCGCAGGAGGCGGCGGAGCGGCAGGAACAGGAGGAAGTGGAGCCGGTACGGGTGGCGCTTCTGGTGGATCAGGAGGAAGTGGCTCTGGTGCCGATATCTCCAACGTCCTGCGCAGCAACCCGAACATATCGATGCGAGAGCTGTTCCACGGCGAGGAGGAGCTGGGGGTGCAGTTCAAGGTGCCCTTCGgatgcagcagcagccagaGGACGCCGGAGGGATGGACGCGCGTCCAGACGTTCCTGCAGTACGACGAGCCGACGCGACGCCTGTGGGAGGAGCTGCAGAAGCCGTACGGCAACCAGAGTTCCTTCCTGCGGCACCTGATACTCCTGGAGAAGTACTATCGCAACGGAGATCTCGTCCTGGCGCCGCACGCCTCCTCCAACGCCTCCGTTTACACGGAAACGGTACGCCAGCGGCTGAACTCCTTCGATCATGGTCACTGCGGTGGCCTGGGCGGAGTACCTCCATCGAAAGCCCAGTCTGCAACATCCTCACATCCGGCAACGGGCGGTAACAGTGTCCTGGCTACCGCCTTGACCACACCCTCCTCCTCATCATCGTTGTCGGCGGATCCGGCGCCATCCGCGGATCCAATCATCCCCTTGGTGGAGCTgaacgacgacgacgaggaggaggaggacggcGGCGATTCCACGGAGGATCGAGAGTCGGGAGCGGGCGGGGATAATCGGCAAGCGGAGTCCCCGCTGGAACGGCTCAGTGTGGACAAGCTGACGAAGCAGCTGAGCTCCAATGCAGTGACGATCATAGCCCGGCCGAAGGACAACAAGCCCGCCCAGCCAtccgccgccgcctcctccACGTCCGAGGAGGTGGCTGTGGTGCTGCCCACGACGACGAAGTCCGCCGCCCagtcccactcccactcccagtctcagtctcagtcgcAGTCACAGTCCCAATCGCAAGCCAAGGAGGCACCGCCGCTGGTCGCCGCCAATGCGAACAGCCGCAGCATCCTGAAGACCAATCTCCTGGGCATGAACAAGGCCGTCGAGATTGTGCCACTGACTCCACCCGCCTCGCAGACCCAGCAATCCGGCGGCACTCCGTCGATGGCATCGATAACGTCGGTGCCCTCGATCGCCTCGCTGGCCAACAAGCAGGCCCAGGACCAGAAGCAGCACAAGAAGCTCCTGGACATGGCCAAGATGCTGGGCAACACCCAGAAGGCTGCCGCCAATCATCAGCAGGGATCTGAGGCGCCAGCTCCACTGAAGCCATCGGGCGTCGCCCAGCTGCTCAACTCCCCGCCGGAGCTGATCAGCCTGCACCGGAGGAGGGCCAGTGCCACCGCCAACAACAGCCTCCTGGGTAACCTCTCCGGCAAGAGGCTGCAACTGCCACGAACTGGAGTAGCCGGCGGCCCAGCATCTGGCGGGGCGGGAGGCGGTGGGCCGTCGGGCAACCGGGGAGGAGCAAGTGGTGGCCCGCCGCCACCGAATGTCGTCATACTGCCGGATACACTGACGCCCCAGGAGCGGCACGAGAGCAAGAGCTGGAAGCCCACGCTGATACCGCTGGAGGATCAGAACAAGGTGCCGAATAAGACGCATGCATTGTACCAGACCGCCGACGGGCGGAGGCTGCCGGCCCTGGTGCAGGTCCAGTCCGGCGGCAAGCCATACCTCATCTCCATCTTCGACTACAATCGGATGTGCATTCTGCGGCGGGAGAAGCTGCTCCGGGATCAGATGCTCAAGGCCAACAATGCCAAGCTGAAGAACgcccagcagcaacatcagcagcagcagcagcagcagcaacaacatcagcatcagcagcagcatcagcagcaacagcagcagcatcagcagcagcaacaacagagcTCTGCAGCGTCGGCAACGGCGGCTGCCTTCTCCAGCATGTTGAAGCTAGCCCACCAGCAGACGGCGCGCCAGCAGCTGCAACAGTTGCAGCAGaagcaccagcaacagcagcaacatatgCCCACCCTGCAgcctggtggtggtggtggcggcggaGGGTCTGGGGGAGCAGGTGGCGGAGTGGGCGCTGGACTGCGACTGGCCAGGTTGGCGCCAAAGATGCCCGCACTGACCAATCCCCAGATCGGCAGCCAGGCGCCCAACTACCCCTCGCTGATGCCCAATCCCAtggacaacagcaacaactccTGGCTGTGGAAGAACTTTCCCGACTCGAATCAGTATCTCCTGAATGGAAATGGCGGCGGCGggggcggtggtggtggtagcaAGTTGCCGCATTTCACCGGGAAACCGGCCACTGCCACAAGCAGCAAGGCGGCGGCCACCAGCATCTTCAACATcaagcaccagcagcagcagcagaagctcATCGAGAATGCCATCATGTCGAAGATACCGAAGAGTCTGACGGTGATACCCCAGCAGATGGGAGGCGGAAGTGGTGAGCTGGGCGGTGGTggcggaggtggaggaggaggaggtacGTCCTCAAAGGACTGA